Proteins from one Streptomyces sp. NBC_00289 genomic window:
- a CDS encoding copper homeostasis protein CutC — protein sequence MSKRAVLEVIALGAEDAVAAQAGGADRLELVTDMAADGLTPSARTLASIRAAVDIPLRVMLRPADGFAAGDTGRLVDMAREMRGAGADEFVLGFLDADGGVDLAAVERVVAELDGCRWTFHRAIDRAADRDALRKQLDGLPGLDTYLTAGSAAGVDEGLPTLTAEAARTGEPGYEQRILVGGGLRLDHVPTLLNAGIDAFHIGGAARPQGWQGPVSADAVARWRDVLDAR from the coding sequence ATGAGCAAGCGTGCAGTCCTGGAGGTGATCGCCCTCGGCGCCGAGGACGCGGTCGCCGCCCAGGCCGGAGGCGCGGACCGCCTCGAGCTGGTCACCGACATGGCCGCCGACGGACTCACTCCGTCGGCCCGCACCCTCGCCTCGATCCGCGCTGCCGTCGACATCCCGTTGCGTGTCATGCTGCGACCGGCGGACGGCTTCGCCGCGGGGGACACCGGCCGGCTCGTGGACATGGCCCGGGAGATGCGCGGCGCCGGGGCCGACGAGTTCGTGCTCGGCTTCCTCGACGCGGACGGAGGCGTCGACCTGGCCGCCGTCGAGCGGGTCGTCGCCGAGCTCGACGGATGCCGGTGGACGTTCCACCGGGCCATCGACCGGGCTGCCGACCGCGACGCGCTGCGCAAGCAGCTGGACGGGCTGCCGGGACTGGACACGTACCTGACGGCGGGCTCGGCCGCCGGCGTCGACGAGGGACTCCCCACGCTGACCGCCGAGGCGGCGAGGACCGGCGAACCCGGCTACGAGCAGCGGATCCTCGTGGGCGGAGGCCTGCGCCTCGACCACGTACCGACCCTGCTGAATGCCGGGATCGACGCCTTCCACATCGGCGGAGCGGCACGACCACAGGGCTGGCAGGGACCGGTCTCGGCGGACGCGGTGGCGAGATGGCGGGACGTCCTCGACGCCCGGTGA
- a CDS encoding DUF4031 domain-containing protein translates to MTVYIDPPTWPGHGRMWSHLVSDVSYEELHTFAAALDVPRRAFERDHYDVPSHRYADAVRAGALEVSSREVVRLLYGAGLRRRKARTQPRSS, encoded by the coding sequence GTGACGGTGTACATCGATCCGCCCACCTGGCCGGGACACGGACGCATGTGGTCCCACCTGGTCAGCGACGTCTCCTACGAGGAACTCCACACCTTCGCCGCCGCGTTGGACGTCCCCCGGCGCGCCTTCGAGCGGGACCACTACGACGTGCCCTCGCACCGGTACGCGGACGCGGTACGGGCGGGCGCGCTCGAGGTCAGCAGCCGCGAGGTGGTGCGGCTGCTGTACGGGGCGGGACTGCGCAGGCGGAAGGCGCGGACTCAGCCGCGCAGTTCGTAG
- a CDS encoding GNAT family N-acetyltransferase, with the protein MRFMGGDYVEEAVAGCTAVLRSALDRDWEQVRAGGLEWSCRRTGAHIASDLLAYAGQLAGRAQDAYVPFEITLDGTEDGLDRADNAGVVQVIETTGALFAATLRTTPREVRAFHPYPFRSAGREGFAAMGVAEVLLHTHDVATGLGLPYEAPAHLAEFVLTGIFPHVQPGPDHWRTLLWATGRGELPGRARLTEWRWNNNLVIEADRLTLQGVTPAAAADLRTGGDGGFEWAAEGPFEGTREAAGMTVKAYEAGVHRPEFGLFTLVRREDGRAVGGMGFHGAPDGDGRAEIGYDLVEAARGNGYATEALRALAGWALARDDVRSLFATVERDNPPSQAVLARAGFVQVSEDGVEEGLLAYELRG; encoded by the coding sequence ATGCGATTCATGGGCGGGGATTACGTGGAAGAAGCCGTCGCGGGCTGTACGGCCGTGCTGCGGTCGGCGCTGGACCGGGACTGGGAGCAGGTGCGGGCCGGCGGACTGGAGTGGAGCTGCCGCAGGACGGGGGCGCACATCGCGAGCGATCTCCTGGCGTACGCCGGACAGCTGGCCGGACGGGCGCAGGACGCCTACGTCCCGTTCGAGATCACCCTCGACGGCACCGAGGACGGCCTGGACCGCGCCGACAACGCGGGTGTCGTCCAGGTGATCGAGACCACCGGCGCCCTGTTCGCCGCCACCCTCCGCACCACCCCGCGCGAGGTGCGCGCCTTCCACCCGTACCCCTTCCGCAGCGCGGGCCGCGAGGGCTTCGCCGCGATGGGCGTGGCCGAGGTGCTGCTGCACACGCACGACGTCGCCACGGGCCTGGGCCTGCCCTACGAAGCGCCCGCCCATCTCGCCGAGTTCGTCCTGACCGGGATCTTCCCGCACGTCCAGCCCGGCCCGGACCACTGGCGCACCCTGCTGTGGGCCACCGGCCGCGGGGAACTGCCGGGCCGCGCGCGGCTCACCGAGTGGCGCTGGAACAACAATCTGGTGATCGAGGCCGACCGGCTCACCCTCCAGGGCGTCACGCCCGCTGCCGCCGCCGACCTGCGCACGGGCGGCGACGGAGGGTTCGAGTGGGCCGCGGAGGGACCCTTCGAGGGCACCCGCGAGGCCGCCGGGATGACCGTCAAGGCGTACGAGGCGGGGGTGCACCGGCCGGAGTTCGGCCTGTTCACGCTCGTCCGGCGGGAGGACGGCCGCGCGGTCGGCGGCATGGGCTTCCACGGCGCCCCCGACGGGGACGGCCGCGCCGAGATCGGCTACGACCTGGTCGAGGCCGCCCGCGGCAACGGCTACGCGACCGAGGCGCTGCGCGCACTGGCCGGCTGGGCGCTGGCCCGCGACGACGTACGGAGCCTGTTCGCGACCGTCGAGCGGGACAACCCGCCCTCCCAGGCCGTGCTCGCGCGCGCCGGGTTCGTCCAGGTGAGCGAGGACGGCGTCGAGGAAGGTCTGCTGGCCTACGAACTGCGCGGCTGA
- a CDS encoding MurR/RpiR family transcriptional regulator has translation MTQKVKESFGSAGSPGATPPAPAALAAKVRTLAPSMTRSMQRVAEAVANDPAGCAALTVTGLAGLTGTSEATVVRTARLLGYPGYRDLRLALAGLAAQQQSGRAPALTTDIAVDDPLADVVAKLAYDEQQTLADTAAGLDTVQLGAAVGAAATARRIDVYGVGASGLVAQDLTQKLLRIGLIAHAHSDPHLAVTNAVQLRGGDVAIAITHSGATGDVIEPLRVAFEHGATTVAITGRPDGPVTQYADHVLTTSTARESELRPAAMSSRTSQLLVVDCLFIGVAQRTYDSAAPALSASYEALAHRHRR, from the coding sequence GTGACCCAGAAAGTGAAGGAAAGTTTCGGGAGTGCGGGAAGCCCGGGCGCCACGCCACCCGCGCCCGCCGCCCTCGCCGCCAAGGTGCGCACGCTCGCGCCCTCCATGACCCGCTCCATGCAGCGGGTCGCCGAGGCCGTCGCGAACGACCCGGCCGGCTGCGCGGCCCTCACGGTCACCGGCCTCGCCGGGCTCACCGGCACCAGCGAGGCCACCGTCGTGCGCACCGCCCGCCTGCTCGGCTACCCCGGCTACCGCGACCTGCGTCTGGCCCTGGCCGGGCTCGCCGCCCAGCAGCAGTCCGGGCGCGCGCCCGCGCTCACCACGGACATCGCGGTGGACGATCCCCTCGCCGACGTGGTGGCGAAACTCGCCTACGACGAGCAGCAGACCCTCGCCGACACCGCCGCCGGACTCGACACCGTCCAGCTCGGCGCGGCGGTCGGCGCGGCGGCGACCGCCCGGCGCATCGACGTGTACGGGGTCGGGGCCTCGGGCCTGGTCGCCCAGGACCTCACGCAGAAATTGCTGCGCATAGGGCTCATAGCCCACGCGCACAGCGATCCGCACCTGGCCGTCACCAACGCGGTGCAGCTGCGCGGCGGTGACGTGGCCATCGCGATCACCCACTCCGGGGCGACGGGCGACGTGATCGAGCCACTGCGGGTCGCGTTCGAGCACGGGGCCACCACCGTCGCGATCACCGGGCGGCCCGACGGACCCGTCACGCAGTACGCCGACCACGTGCTGACCACGTCCACCGCGCGGGAGAGCGAGCTGCGGCCGGCCGCGATGTCCTCGCGGACGAGTCAGCTGCTGGTCGTGGACTGCCTGTTCATCGGGGTGGCGCAGCGGACCTACGACAGTGCCGCCCCGGCGCTGTCCGCGTCGTACGAGGCACTCGCGCACCGGCACCGGCGGTAG
- the murQ gene encoding N-acetylmuramic acid 6-phosphate etherase: protein MTSTSHHRELRNQLETLTTEAFRPELADIDQLSTLDIARLMNGEDSAVPAAVAARLPEIAAAIDAVAERMGRGGRLVYAGAGTAGRLGVLDASECPPTFNTDPSEVVGLIAGGPDAVVASVEGAEDSADLARADLDALALTDADTVVGISASGRTPYAIGAVEHARGIGALTIGLACNPGSALAAAAEHGIEVVVGPELLTGSTRLKAGTAQKLVLNMLSTITMIRLGKTYGNLMVDVRASNEKLRARSRRIVALATGADEEETERALAATDGEVKNAILTILAGVDGPTAARLLEDSGGHLRAALTATGR, encoded by the coding sequence ATGACGTCCACCTCTCACCACCGCGAGCTGCGGAACCAGTTGGAGACCCTGACCACCGAGGCCTTCCGGCCCGAGCTCGCCGACATCGATCAGTTGTCCACCCTCGACATCGCCCGGTTGATGAACGGCGAGGACAGCGCCGTCCCGGCCGCCGTCGCCGCGCGGCTGCCGGAGATCGCCGCCGCCATCGACGCCGTGGCCGAGCGGATGGGGCGGGGCGGCCGACTGGTCTACGCCGGTGCCGGGACCGCCGGCCGGCTCGGTGTGCTGGACGCCTCCGAGTGTCCCCCCACCTTCAACACGGACCCCTCCGAGGTCGTCGGCCTGATCGCGGGCGGCCCCGACGCCGTGGTCGCCTCGGTCGAGGGCGCGGAGGACTCGGCGGACCTCGCCCGCGCCGACCTCGACGCGCTCGCCCTCACCGACGCCGACACGGTGGTCGGGATCTCGGCCTCCGGCCGTACCCCCTACGCCATCGGCGCGGTGGAACACGCCCGCGGCATCGGCGCGTTGACCATCGGGCTGGCCTGCAACCCGGGCAGCGCGCTCGCGGCGGCCGCCGAACACGGCATCGAGGTCGTCGTCGGGCCCGAACTGCTCACCGGGTCCACCCGGCTGAAGGCGGGCACGGCACAGAAGCTGGTCCTCAACATGCTCTCCACGATCACGATGATCCGGCTGGGCAAGACGTACGGGAACCTGATGGTCGACGTACGTGCCTCGAACGAGAAGCTGCGGGCCCGCTCCCGGCGGATCGTCGCGCTGGCCACCGGCGCGGACGAGGAGGAGACCGAACGCGCCCTCGCGGCGACGGACGGCGAGGTGAAGAACGCGATCCTGACGATCCTCGCCGGCGTCGACGGCCCGACGGCCGCCCGCCTTCTGGAGGACTCCGGCGGCCATCTGCGCGCGGCGCTGACGGCGACGGGCCGCTGA